From the Leguminivora glycinivorella isolate SPB_JAAS2020 chromosome 15, LegGlyc_1.1, whole genome shotgun sequence genome, one window contains:
- the LOC125233827 gene encoding uncharacterized protein LOC125233827, with the protein MQPLTKRIGGEGKKRVAKTKSPADDGAKFGFNNLSSSENEEDNIGGPAEDVEGVEVADRAPSGKFWTSDSEDESVVEVRTEADVEPMEITAASLKRAHEKQASDEDRDFVPSRKATKTTHPLGAFVGLSAAKARLQGMAEAEWSDFEREADLASNYTTARRSTRQSDVQPQLEKDMESAPPKAFETPCDRIKHYARSIKNDAAKSKNLKGDIWGNINNACNELIELADMLGESDVVRSLKADNLRMRQELDLLRKETKALRTAFSERNQVAAPTEEKSDNTSLLQEMKSLMDVRLGQFSREIFISIGNMVNTRMENVEGRLPPEPVLRPPLAADRRVPAAREVMDHTGEEPSAPRMKNKNVRPSQSVSQMESSQTAASRVVKPAIPASSARRVARPNVPPPAPPQEKWTTVVNKKKAKGTGPNASQPQQKQDPNRGTSPKKTSAPKLVVPTMAAVVVALKPDAQTDYRSVMEKATTLKLAELGVDHLKVRKSVAGARIIEVPGEQSSQAADNLADRLRVLIGDVAEVYRPVKKAEIRISGFDESVTPEILKAEVAIRGKCQEDQVSVGAIRMAANGSGSVIIRCPLTAAKVVVTAGRIMLGWSAARVEAMEQLPLRCYRCMGTGHTRPLCPSLVDRGDWCYRCSKPGHMSRECTALAPWCAVCHHAGLKAGHVMGGQACSPPPVRGKEAYRVGPATIQNAESRAEQQPMAL; encoded by the coding sequence ATGCAGCCCCTAACAAAAAGAATAGGAGGGGAGGGAAAAAAGAGGGTGGCTAAAACGAAGAGTCCTGCTGATGACGGAGCCAAGTTTGGGTTCAACAATTTGTCCTCCTCTGAGAATGAGGAGGACAACATTGGAGGCCCTGCTGAGGATGTGGAGGGGGTGGAGGTAGCAGACAGAGCCCCCAGCGGCAAGTTCTGGACCTCTGACTCTGAGGACGAGAGTGTTGTCGAGGTGCGGACGGAGGCAGACGTTGAGCCGATGGAGATCACTGCAGCCTCCCTCAAAAGGGCCCACGAAAAACAGGCTAGTGATGAGGATCGCGACTTTGTCCCTAGCCGCAAAGCCACAAAAACCACACACCCTCTAGGCGCATTTGTTGGACTGAGTGCGGCCAAGGCCCGGCTCCAGGGTATGGCTGAGGCTGAGTGGTCCGATTTCGAAAGAGAAGCGGACTTGGCATCAAATTACACGACGGCCAGGAGGAGTACTCGTCAATCTGACGTACAGCCGCAGCTGGAGAAAGATATGGAATCTGCTCCCCCAAAGGCGTTTGAGACTCCTTGCGACCGCATCAAGCATTATGCTCGGTCGATTAAGAATGATGCGGCCAAAAGTAAGAACCTTAAGGGCGACATATGGGGGAATATAAACAACGCGTGCAATGAGCTGATTGAGCTTGCTGACATGCTCGGGGAGTCAGACGTTGTCCGCTCACTCAAAGCGGACAACCTAAGGATGCGGCAAGAACTTGACCTTCTCCGCAAGGAGACTAAAGCGCTGCGTACGGCTTTCTCGGAACGCAACCAAGTGGCGGCACCAACAGAGGAGAAGAGCGACAACACGTCTCTCCTTCAAGAAATGAAGAGCCTAATGGACGTTCGCCTAGGGCAATTCAGCCGCGAAATATTTATTTCCATAGGCAATATGGTAAATACCCGCATGGAGAATGTGGAGGGTCGTTTACCGCCTGAGCCCGTACTCCGGCCACCTTTAGCTGCTGATAGAAGGGTGCCCGCAGCTCGGGAAGTGATGGATCACACTGGTGAGGAGCCTAGCGCCCCCaggatgaaaaataaaaatgtgaggCCATCCCAGTCGGTTTCTCAAATGGAGTCTAGCCAAACAGCTGCATCTCGGGTGGTTAAACCGGCGATCCCTGCGTCCAGTGCAAGGCGAGTGGCTCGTCCAAATGTGCCGCCGCCTGCGCCTCCACAGGAAAAGTGGACAACGGTGGTCAATAAGAAGAAGGCTAAGGGTACGGGCCCTAATGCTTCCCAGCCCCAACAGAAGCAGGATCCAAATAGGGGAACATCCCCCAAAAAGACGTCGGCCCCGAAACTTGTGGTCCCAACCATGGCGGCGGTCGTGGTGGCTCTTAAGCCTGACGCCCAAACGGACTATAGATCGGTGATGGAAAAGGCCACCACGCTAAAGTTGGCAGAACTGGGCGTTGACCACCTCAAGGTGCGTAAATCGGTCGCAGGGGCACGTATAATTGAGGTTCCAGGAGAACAGAGTAGCCAGGCGGCTGACAACCTAGCAGATAGACTCCGTGTGCTCATAGGTGATGTGGCTGAAGTTTATAGGCCAGTGAAAAAGGCCGAAATTAGGATTTCTGGTTTTGATGAATCTGTCACACCAGAAATCCTAAAAGCGGAAGTTGCCATACGAGGAAAATGCCAAGAGGATCAAGTTTCCGTCGGGGCCATAAGAATGGCAGCTAATGGGTCCGGGTCGGTCATTATACGCTGCCCACTCACAGCGGCCAAAGTTGTCGTCACGGCAGGACGTATCATGCTGGGTTGGTCAGCGGCACGGGTGGAGGCCATGGAACAGCTGCCCTTACGGTGCTACCGCTGCATGGGGACGGGACACACGAGACCTTTGTGCCCGTCCCTGGTGGACAGAGGTGACTGGTGCTATA
- the LOC125233825 gene encoding golgin subfamily A member 5-like, with product MSPSPESAGTSGAGDKVKPAPEAPSAPAAEITTPETKKAQSITQKAKTKVTKPPVTETSTVPTKKYVSRLSEAKANLDKANERLKESGNIKTIIKVEVKQALERLYALVKEAEAELARERGKGTNATKPATPTEPEDKTAQPDPTLEIESREKDVRERFNKMEEYMKENERRMIESERRQSEHIKKMDELKIALEEHKENMKGATYASVTATRPNHPQRSTLHSVVVTSTDETETGEAVLEKVRKTVDAKDGWIRVEKVRKAKDRKVIMGFETTEERKRHWKGFRKKEQTCA from the coding sequence ATGTCACCAAGTCCGGAGTCCGCGGGGACGTCGGGAGCAGGCGACAAGGTGAAGCCAGCTCCAGAGGCCCCCTCGGCGCCGGCGGCGGAAATCACTACACCGGAAACTAAGAAAGCCCAAAGCATCACACAAAAGGCAAAAACAAAAGTGACCAAGCCGCCGGTGACAGAAACTTCCACCGTCCCGACAAAAAAGTACGTGAGTAGACTTTCAGAAGCCAAGGCCAATTTGGACAAAGCAAACGAGCGTCTAAAGGAATCGGGCAATatcaaaacaataattaaagtgGAAGTAAAACAAGCCCTAGAGCGACTATACGCACTAGTAAAGGAGGCGGAGGCAGAACTGGCTAGAGAGAGAGGAAAAGGGACCAACGCGACAAAGCCGGCGACTCCAACAGAGCCAGAAGACAAAACCGCACAACCGGATCCCACGCTGGAAATAGAATCGAGAGAGAAGGATGTGAGAGAAAGATTTAACAAAATGGAAGAGtatatgaaagaaaacgaaaggaGAATGATAGAGAGTGAAAGAAGACAGAGTGAACAcataaaaaagatggatgaaCTGAAGATAGCGCTAGAGGAGCACAAGGAGAACATGAAAGGGGCCACATATGCCAGCGTGACAGCGACGCGTCCAAATCACCCTCAACGAAGCACTCTGCACTCGGTTGTAGTCACATCAACCGATGAAACGGAAACTGGTGAGGCCGTACTGGAGAAAGTCAGAAAGACAGTCGACGCGAAAGACGGATGGATAAGAGTGGAGAAAGTGAGAAAAGCCAAAGACAGGAAAGTAATCATGGGATTCGAAACCACGGAGGAGAGAAAAAGGCACTGGAAAGGCTTTCGAAAGAAGGAACAAACTTGTGCGTAG
- the LOC125233826 gene encoding uncharacterized protein LOC125233826 — translation MALSCMQVNINHCANAQDLMIQSIAEWQIGVTVVSEPYFIPDRNDWVSDHNKTVAIIAPAAAGSPSFENTVKGRGFVLAVLSGVAIIGVYFSPNRLLAEFEQSLTEVGALIRQISPVPVIVAGDFNAKSTAWGCPATDVRGDVLEEWAISLGLTILNTGSESTCVRPQGESIVDITFASDALARRIQNWRVEAEVESLSDHRYIRYDLTTLPVTGRNVRFAAGDSPKWILGKLNRELAKEAAIVESWGSVNERINTELEAESQAMR, via the coding sequence ATGGCGCTCTCATGTATGCAGGTGAACATCAACCACTGTGCAAATGCCCAGGATCTTATGATTCAATCGATAGCAGAGTGGCAAATAGGAGTCACAGTTGTATCGGAGCCTTACTTCATCCCTGACCGAAACGACTGGGTCTCAGACCATAACAAGACCGTAGCTATTATAGCCCCTGCTGCAGCGGGATCCCCGTCCTTTGAGAACACCGTGAAGGGCCGGGGATTCGTGCTCGCCGTACTAAGTGGTGTGGCCATTATCGGCGTCTACTTTTCGCCTAATCGCCTTCTGGCTGAGTTCGAGCAGTCCCTAACAGAAGTCGGTGCCTTGATTCGACAGATATCTCCCGTCCCTGTGATAGTTGCTGGAGATTTCAACGCCAAGTCGACGGCGTGGGGGTGTCCAGCGACAGATGTTCGAGGCGACGTGCTGGAAGAGTGGGCTATTTCCCTTGGATTAACCATACTCAACACTGGATCGGAAAGTACATGCGTGAGGCCGCAAGGCGAGTCCATAGTCGATATCACCTTTGCGTCCGACGCTCTGGCCCGTCGGATTCAAAATTGGAGGGTAGAAGCAGAGGTGGAATCGCTTTCCGATCATCGCTATATTCGGTACGATCTAACCACTCTTCCGGTCACGGGAAGGAATGTCCGTTTCGCTGCAGGGGACAGTCCAAAATGGATATTGGGGAAACTCAATAGAGAGCTAGCAAAAGAAGCGGCTATCGTGGAATCATGGGGATCTGTCAACGAACGTATTAACACAGAACTGGAAGCCGAGAGCCAAGCAATGCGTTAG